Proteins found in one Sorghum bicolor cultivar BTx623 chromosome 1, Sorghum_bicolor_NCBIv3, whole genome shotgun sequence genomic segment:
- the LOC8057088 gene encoding uncharacterized protein LOC8057088 yields the protein MMILYLLAATMSNKRPKHCGPLRRRALVCRKKARHAKLMEDQSPLPTRRDQSSHCHLAASSRVSSRRRQIGFAKECVTEMPRALLDCGPCKRPRLGWDVGPAEMHQMAFSDDDDILDQWLEQEESDDDDYYIAAALLAHVERERSKKHCVSVPGHQVQIGLCGQEVVNAISAVELGFSSEAIVSSPVNQEQPRDESTPLREDDKYGRYVFAVGDNLTSRCTFGQVLECWDRERKEMVAIKITRGTKTYRDAAMIEIGILEQLGKYDKSRSRLHPDPQWRDPIISGCPSPMLSR from the exons ATGATGATACTATATTTGTTGGCTGCCACTATGAGCAACAAGAGGCCCAAACATTGTGGTCCTCTGCGAAGGCGTGCTTTGGTTTGTCGGAAAAAGGCCAGACATGCTAAGCTTATGGAGGACCAGTCACCATTACCCACACGCAGAGACCAATCCAGCCACTGCCACCTAGCTGCCTCTTCGAGGGTTAGTTCAAGAAGACGCCAGATCGGTTTTGCAAAAGAGTGTGTCACCGAGATGCCACGCGCACTGCTGGACTGCGGCCCGTGCAAGCGGCCACGCCTTGGGTGGGACGTCGGCCCTGCTGAGATGCATCAG ATGGCCTTCTCTGACGATGATGATATCCTTGACCAATGGTTGGAGCAAGAGGAGTCCGATGATGATGACTACTACATTGCAGCTGCTCTTCTAGCCCACGTGGAGCGTGAGAGGAGCAAGAAGCACTGTGTTTCAGTCCCAGGTCACCAG GTTCAGATAGGCCTTTGTGGGCAAGAAGTTGTAAATGCCATCAGTGCTGTGGAGTTGGGCTTCTCTTCGGAAGCTATTGTTTCCTCTCCTGTCAACCAAGAGCAGCCTCGTGATGAGTCCACTCCACTGAGAGAAGATGACAAATATGGGCGTTATGTTTTTGCTGTTGGAGACAACCTCACATCTCGCT GTACCTTTGGTCAGGTGTTGGAATGCTGGGATAGGGAAAGGAAAGAAATGGTGGCTATCAAGATCACCAGAGGCACTAAAACGTACAGGGATGCTGCAATGATAGAAATTGGCATACTTGAGCAGCTTGGAAAATATGATAAAAGTAGATCCAG GCTTCATCCCGATCCCCAATGGAGGGATCCTATTATAAGTGGTTGCCCAAGTCCAATGCTATCAAGGTGA
- the LOC8057087 gene encoding uncharacterized protein LOC8057087 — translation MDLPASRGRWRRRSARSHVPLVVAILVLLLPASLLFSSAYSTMLRALFPFPSTPGGADTPRPRCGGSAELEGERFLWYAPHSGFSNQVGEFRNAAVAAALLNRTLVVPPVLYHHAVVLGSCPKFRVTDPASLRAAVWDHAMQLLLDRRYVSMGDIVDLSSIKSMVRTIDFRVFVSLWCGVDMRKACFSRLCCAVSGGSSIPDDYNRCRSLMSGLGGSEKGCVYPVQDDCRTTVWTYQQNDDGALDLFQPDEELKRRKKISYVRRRRDIYKALGPGSQAEDATLLAFGTLFSGPYRGSESYFDIHESPKDQRIQRVLDKIEFLPFAPEIMAAGKEFAKNNIKEPFLCAQLRLLDGQFKNHWKTTFSALKEKLKSVELEMKGNKTSGLIHMFIMTDLPPANWTKTFLANVATDERYKLYTLKESDELVLQTAEKLMAAEHGVRSGFLPKLIESMEKDCDPVQLPEILLSIEESVCSCASLGFVGTAGSTIAGSIETMRKNNVCKL, via the exons ATGGACTTGCCGGCGAGCCGTGGCCGGTGGCGCAGGCGGAGCGCCAGGTCGCACGTGCCTCTCGTCGTGGCCATTCTCGTGCTCCTTCTCCCGGCCTCCCTCCTCTTCTCATCCGCCTACTCCACCATGCTCCGCGCCCTGTTCCCTTTTCCCTCCACCCCCGGCGGTGCCGACACTCCACGTCCACGGTGCGGGGGCTCAGCGGAGCTCGAGGGCGAGAGGTTCCTGTGGTACGCGCCGCACAGCGGGTTCAGCAACCAGGTGGGCGAGTTCCGGAACGCCGCGGTGGCAGCCGCGCTGCTGAACCGCACTCTCGTCGTTCCCCCCGTGCTCTACCACCACGCCGTCGTCCTCGGGAGCTGCCCCAAGTTCAGGGTCACCGATCCTGCCTCGCTGCGTGCTGCTGTCTGGGACCACGCCATGCAACTCCTGCTGGACCGGAG GTATGTTTCAATGGGTGACATAGTGGATCTATCCTCAATCAAATCTATGGTTAGGACTATTGACTTCAGGGTTTTTGTCTCCCTGTGGTGCGGTGTAGACATGCGGAAGGCTTGCTTTTCTCGCTTGTGCTGTGCTGTTTCTGGTGGTAGCTCTATACCAGATGACTACAATAGATGCCGTTCTTTGATGTCTGGTCTAGGAGGCAGTGAAAAAGGGTGTGTGTATCCTGTACAAGATGACTGTAGAACAACAGTCTGGACATACCAACAGAATGATGATGGGGCCTTGGATCTGTTTCAAccagatgaagaattgaaaaggaGGAAGAAGATCTCATACGTTCGGAGACGCAGAGATATATACAAGGCTTTAGGGCCTGGTTCACAAGCTGAGGATGCTACCTTGTTGGCATTTGGGACACTCTTCTCAGGACCATACAGGGGATCTGAGTCTTATTTTGACATCCATGAATCACCTAAGGACCAAAGAATACAGAGGGTACTAGATAAGATTGAGTTTCTTCCTTTTGCCCCGGAGATCATGGCTGCAGGAAAGGAATTTGCTAAGAACAACATCAAGGAGCCCTTTCTTTGTGCACAACTTAGGTTGCTAGATGGGCAATTCAAAAATCACTGGAAAACTACATTCTCTGCCCTCAAGGAGAAGTTGAAATCTGTTGAGTTAGAAATGAAGGGAAACAAGACTAGTGGCCTTATTCACATGTTCATCATGACTGATCTTCCACCAGCAAACTGGACCAAAACCTTTCTTGCAAATGTTGCAACAGATGAGCGATATAAGTTATACACTCTGAAGGAAAGTGATGAGTTAGTGCTGCAAACTGCAGAAAAGCTTATGGCTGCAGAACATGGTGTTCGGTCTGGATTCCTTCCAAAACTCATAGAGAGCATGGAGAAAGATTGCGACCCTGTTCAGCTTCCAGAAATTTTGTTGTCTATTGAAGAATCTGTTTGTAGCTGTGCATCACTAGGATTTGTGGGGACTGCTGGATCAACCATAGCAGGAAGCATTGAAACAATGAGGAAGAACAATGTCTGCAAATTGTAG